A segment of the Xenorhabdus bovienii SS-2004 genome:
CAGGGACAATCAAAATGTGGTGTGACACATTACCTAAATGCTCAACCCGTTCCCCCTGGCGAATACTGTTTGACCCCAGTTGTTCTTCGATAGGAATTGGATAAACTCCTCTCACACGTGCGCCTTCAGGAGTAATATCCTCTTTGATAGTCCATTCACTTGGGAACATATCTCGATAAGTAACAGGTAAATTCTTACACACCGTATTCCAACCACAACCAGGAAAAACCTGAAGTTCTTTATTTATGTCATCGTAAACAATTTTATCTCCAGGCAAGCCAATGACACGCTTTACAAAATCCAGACTCGGATTAACAGGATATTTAAAAACTGCAATATCTCCACGCTTAGGCTTACCTGTTTTAATCAAAGTTGTCTGTGTAATTGGATCTTTCAGACCATAGGCGAATTTTTCAACTAGGATGAAATCCCCAATCAGCAGCGTTGGCATCATTGAACCTGAAGGGATCTGGAAAGGTTCATAAACAAAAGAACGCAGAAGCAAAACAATGGCTAACACAGGAAAGACAGATGCAAATGTCTCAACCCATGAAGGTTTGTTAATCTCTGTAGCCAAAGCTTCCTGAGATTCCGCACCTGCTGTTTGTTCCTGAATCTGAGCAAGTTTTTTCCTGCGTTCAGGGGCGAATTTAAACCGATCTATACACCAGATAATACCAGTGATTAACGTTGCTAACGTTAAGATCAAGGCAAAAGTGTTAGCCATTTAGACTCCTTACAACCTTGTTAGTTATCTTTTCCAACATGCAAAATTGCTAAAAACGCTTCTTGCGGTAGTTCAACGTTTCCTACCTGCTTCATACGTTTTTTACCATCTTTCTGTTTCTGCAATAATTTTTTCTTACGGCTAACATCACCGCCATAACATTTCGCAAGTACGTTTTTACGTAACTGTTTAACAGTAGCACGCGCAATAATGTGAGCACCGATGGCAGCCTGAATCGCAATGTCAAATTGCTGACGCGGGATCAACTCTTTCATTTTATCCACCAGTTCACGACCACGATATTGTGAGTTCTCACGATGAGTAATTAATGCCAATGCATCAACACGTTCACCGTTAATCAAAACATCTACTCGTACCATGTCTGAGTGTTGAAAACGGATGAAATTATAATCCAGAGACGCATAACCACGAGAAGTAGATTTCAGACGGTCAAAGAAATCCAGCACAACTTCAGCCATAGGTATTTCGTAAGTCAGTGCAACCTGATTACCGTGATAAACCATATTAGTCTGTACACCACGCTTTTCCACACACAGTGTTATAACATTACCGAGGTATTCCTGCGGTAACAGCATGTTACATTCCGCAACCGGTTCACGCAGTTCTTTAATATTGTTTAATGGCGGTAATTTGGACGGACTGTCCACGTAAATAATATCATCACTGACTGTCTCAACTTCATAAACAACTGTTGGTGCAGTAGTAATCAGATCAAGATCATATTCACGTTCCAGGCGTTCCTGAATGATTTCCATATGCAGTAAGCCCAAGAAGCCACAGCGGAAACCAAAGCCCAATGCAGTAGAACTTTCTGGCTCGTAAAATAATGAAGCATCGTTTAGGCTCAATTTACCCAAAGCGTCGCGAAAGGCTTCATAGTCTTCAGAACTGATAGGAAACAGACCTGCATAAACCTGTGGTTTAACCTTTTGGAAACCTGGCAGCGCTTTGTCCGCTGGCTGGCGCGCAGTTGTCAGAGTATCCCCGACTGGCGCGCCCAAAATGTCTTTGATCGCACAGACCAACCAACCTACTTCACCACAGTTCAATATATCACGGTCGATACGTTTCGGTGTAAAGATCCCCAGACGGTCAGCGTTATATACCTGTCCCGTGCTCATCACTTTAATTTTATCGCCTTTACGCAATACACCGTTTTTAACACGGACAAGCGAAACAACACCAAGGTAATTGTCAAACCATGAGTCAATAATCAAGGCCTGCAATGGTGCATCGGAATCCCCCTCTGGTGACGGGATCTCTTTAACCAGACGTTCAATGACATCCTGCACACCCACACCTGTTTTCGCAGAGCAGCGGACAGCATCTGTCGCATCAATGCCAACAATGTCTTCGATTTCCTCAGCTACACGCTCTGGTTCAGCGGCGGGCAAGTCAATTTTGTTCAGGACAGGAACGACTTGCAGATCCATTTCGATGGCGGTATAGCAGTTAGCCAGTGTCTGAGCTTCAACACCCTGCCCCGCATCAACAACGAGTAAAGCCCCTTCACAGGCAGCCAGAGAGCGGGAAACTTCGTAAGAGAAGTCAACATGGCCTGGCGTGTCGATAAAATTTAGTTGATAGACTTGTCCGTCAATTGACTGGTAATCAAGAGTGACGCTTTGTGCCTTGATGGTGATACCGCGTTCACGCTCAAGATCCATTGAGTCGAGTACTTGTGCTGCCATTTCGCGATCGGACAGCCCCCCACAGATTTGAATAATCCGATCAGAGAGTGTGGATTTACCGTGGTCGATGTGGGCGATAATGGAGAAATTTCTTATTTGCTTCATTATTAAACTTTTTTGCCTTAATATTTCTGAATCATTCGCCTATGGACACACAGATGGACATAAAGCGACAGTTTATAGGTTTGGCCACAGGCCAAAGAGGCGTATTCTACATGCCAAACCTGTGAAAACCTAGTCATGCCTGTGGTTTTCGGTATGACCAAAAAGTGAGAGCTGTTAATGGTAAAGCAGATTATTCCTGCTGTAGAACCTTAATCGTATCAGGAGGTAAACCAATTTGTAACACAACGGGTTGGTACACTTGCTGATCATCCCAATACTTAGCTATCTTGCGGGCAAAGAAGAAACCAGTAACCCCGCCGATAACGCCTCCCATAACTACCCATAACTGGTCAGTTACCCAATATTGGAAGAGCCCCCCCCCTAAGAACAACCCTAATAATGGGGTCAAATAAACTAACATTGCTGAACGCAGTAAGCTACTTTCAGGTATACCTACCTCTACTTTTTGACCGGGTTGAAGAGGTTGGTAAATTTCTAGTTCCAACTGATGAATATTCTCTGGCCCCAGTTTTTCCAATAAATAAGAGCCACAGACGGCGTTGGCCTGACAACTGCCACAACCTGAAGATGAGCCATAACGCAATAGTGCACGACCTTTTTGCCAACGGACAACCGTCGCCCATTCTTTAACCATCAATGATCTCCCGTAAACGTCACACTTGCTACAATCTGCTTGGCGGTTGCGAAAGGCAGTTCGCCAACGATTGCAATGGTATTTTTACCTCTGACCAAAGTATAAACCGTTCGCCGACCTTGTCTAAATGGTTGTTTATTGACCGTTCCTTTATCAGCATGGGTCACATTTACAGAAAATTGAAACAGTCCATCACTATACATGATGGATTCCAACGATTCTGTTTCTGATAGTTTGAGTCTATTACGGGAGATTTCTTTGAAACCTTCAGGTATTTTTTCCACCTGCCAATCGAATTTCACTTTTTCAGACGGCGAAATAGCCAGCATTGGCGGTAATTTCAAATCGACAATAGCAATCAGATCTTTTTTTATACTGTCATTCACTGTTGATGACACTACGCGGAATTGCTCAATAACAATATTATGATCCTTGTCCAACAGATCAATCAGCAAGGGAAGATGACTTTTTGCATCAATCAACAGGTTATAATTATAACGAGTTTCATCTTTCGATATGATACGAACAAAGTACACAGGGTGATCACCAACGTGGGTACTGCCCGCATCAATGAAGCGATAATACTTCTGTAATCGCGAGAAATCCGCAAAAATAATCGGTGGGAAATAATCCACAATGTGGTTGCCACGTAGACTAAAAGAATCCAAGCCTGGCTCGTAATAGCTGATTTGGTTACCGCGTTGGATAATTTCGCGACGCGATCCATCCATCTGTATGATTTGAGCAATGGGTTGACCATCAATAATAGCATGGCGGTAACGCAGGGGGATCAGAAGTTCTCGCCCTAGATTAATGAAAGCGAGCTCATAATTCAGAGTGTGTACGGCATTTCCCATATCCTGTAACAAAGCCTCGGTGTCGCTTTGCTGCGCCGAGGCTTTCAAAGGATTGAACAGGCTACCTGCCAACAAGAAGATGAAAAAACAAATATGTTTCATTAACTTCTCAGATACGTTTCATTATTGCTGTGGAGCCTGTTGTATTTTTGCTGCTACAGGTTGAGTATTATCAACCGGTGGCAACCTCTGGTTTTGTTCTGAATAAATGCGCCGGGAAAGTTCATACTGTTGCAGCATAGCATCAATGCGTTTATTGCTTTCCCTCACTTGCATGTTCAAATCACTGCCTAAAGCTTCATCATCTACAGGCGCAGCTAAACCGACAGGTGAAGCGGAACCCATAACAGGTAATGTATTGAAGACTGGCGTATCGGATTGTGTATCCACATCAACACTGCCATCGCTGTTATATTGCTGGACTCCAACAATCACCGCCAGTGACACACACGCAGCAATGCCGACTTGCGTCATCTGGCTCGCCCACGGGCGAATTTTGTTCCAGAACGGCATTTTCTGCCATGTTTCAGGCTTTGGCTGAGATTCTGGAATAGCGGCTGGATTGATATGAGCCGGCTCTTTTTCAAGTGCCAATGCGACTCGGCTCGCGATATCCAAATGTAATACATCACCTACATCACCACGCAATGTGTCACGGATGAGGTGATATCTTTCCCACTGTTTCTGCATCACAGTGTCTTCAGCGATCAAACGAACGACTTCACTATCAAGAGCTTCGCCATCCATTAATGCGAAAAGTTTCTCTCTTTGCATGCCAAAGTACCCTTCAATATTGTTTTGTCCCACTACTGTTGGATCAGTGGTTTGACTTTATTATCAATGGCTTCCCTTGCCCGGAAGATTCGTGAACGGACAGTCCCGACAGGACACTCCATGATCTCAGCTATTTCTTCATAGCTCAACCCATCCAACTCCCTGAGCGTAATCGCTACCCGCAAATCATCTGGGAGCGATTCGATGGTACGGAAAACCACTTCCTTTAGTTCTTCAGACAACATTAAGTTCTCAGGGTTCGAAATTTCTTTTAATGAACTTGACGCATCATAATTTTCTGCATCGTTGGCATCCAAGTCATTGGATGGTGGGCGACGTCCCTGAGCAACTAAATAGTTTTTCGCAGTATTAACGGCAATACGGTACAACCACGTATAAAAAGCACTATCACCCCGGAAAGAATAAAGCGCACGATAAGTCTTAATAAACACCTCTTGAGCGACATCAGGAACGTCGCCTTGAGGTACGTAACGAGCAACCAGGCTCGCCACTTTGTGCTGATATTTTATAACCAGCAAATTAAATGCTTTCTGGTCGCCCTTTTGTACCCGTTCGACCAGCATTTGATCCGTTAACTGCTCGCTCATCCGAGGCTCACTCTCCTGAGGTAAAACTCCACATTTATACTTAATTACGCCAGTCATGATGCCTTTCTTCCCAAACAAGCATGACTTCGAGTTTCTATTTCGTGTGAAGTTCAACTTTGATCGTAATTTTATCTTACAACCACCTGTTATTTCGTATCTCACCTTTTATGTATAGTACAAATCATAGTCTCTATTTCCCAGGAAATACGATTTTAAAACAAGAAAAAAGAACGATTCATTTCATTGAGTAATAAAACCCATATCATTACTCCATTGATAGTAACCTTATCAATAATAAAGATAAAAATCTGTTACTAACTGACGAAATTCGGTTGAATATACGCCATTTGAGACACGAATGGTCAATTCACTCACCTGAGTCTCCTGCCCTTGTCGAGAAAATGCCAGCAACAAACGATGCAGCGGTTTATCCTGCCTATCACGAATATTGACACGATGATGAGTAAACCACCCCCGTTCTGCCGCCATTTGCTCAAATGTCTCGCCGATGTTATAGGGTAATACAACACAAAATAGCCCTGTGGGCTTAATCAAATGTTCAGCACAATCCAATAATCCACGATGCGTCAATGATCCCGTGTAGCGCGCCTGACTACGTGCTTCATTTCTACACGCGTTGGCAGGTTCAAAATAGGGCGGATTACTCACGATCAAATCATATTGCAAATGGTTTTGCTGAGTAAAATCATGAATATCCTGCTGATATACTTTAACACGATCAGCCCATGGGGATTCCTGCACATTCTCGATTGCCTGTCTCGCAGCATGAGTATCCAGCTCCACGGCATCAATAACCGAATGATCGTCAGTACGCTGTGCTATCATCAAGGCAACCAAACCGCTGCCACAACCGATATCCAGACATTTTTTCCGATTACCCACCGGAGCCCAGGCGCCTAATAACACGCCATCTGTCCCAACTTTCATTGCACATTTATCATGTCCAACAAAAAACTGTTTAAATGTAAAACCACCGCAGCGAAAAGCGGGTTTATGTATCAATCCCATGAATCATGTCTATTGAAATTAAAATGGGTCATAGCATAAATCTTATAGCCCACGGATAAAAGCGACCTGCCCACAGGATATTTTTATAGGATGAAGAATACGACCAACCTGTTTATAATCGGCGACCCAAATAGAGGTATATGATGACTGCGACAAACTTTTCCGAATTCGAACTTGATGAATGCCTGCTTAATGCACTGAACGAAAAAGGCTACGAACGCCCGACAGCAATCCAGGCTGAAGCCATTCCTGCTGCCATGGATGGCCGTGATGTACTTGGCTCCGCGCCGACTGGCACAGGCAAAACCGCTGCGTACCTGCTACCAGTTCTACAGCATTTACTGGATTTTCCACGTAAAAAATCCGGCCCGCCACGTATCTTGATTTTGACCCCTACCCGCGAACTGGCAATGCAAGTTGCAGAACAGGCACAATCATTTGCGGCTCATACTAATCTGGATGTCGCCACAATCACTGGCGGTGTTGCTTACATGAATCACGCAGAAGTGTTCAGTGAGAATCAGGATATTGTTGTCGCAACTACAGGACGCCTACTGCAATACATCAAAGAAGAAAATTTTGATTGCCGTGCGGTGGAAACGCTGATCCTTGATGAAGCAGACCGCATGCTGGACATGGGGTTTGCCAATGATGTCGAGACCATTGCCGGTGAGACACGCTGGCGCAAACAAACGTTGCTATTTTCCGCAACGTTAGAAGGTGAAACCATCCGTGATTTTGCAGAGCGTCTGTTAACCGATCCTGTTGAAATCGATGCAGAACCTTCTCGCCGTGAACGCAAAAAAATTCAGCAATTCTATTATCGTGCCGATAATCTGGAGCATAAAACAGCTTTACTGTGTCACCTTCTTCAGCAACCTGATGTAACAAAATCGATTGTTTTTGTGCGCAAACGTGAGCGTGTGCGTGAAATTGTTGATTATCTACATAAGGCAGGCATTCAGGCCTGTTTTCTTGAAGGTGAAATGGTGCAGACCAAACGTACAGATGCCGTCAAGCGACTGAATGATGGCAGAGTCAACGTTATGGTTGCAACTGATGTTGCGTCCCGTGGGTTGGATATTGAAAATATCAGCCATGTCTTTAACTTTGATTTACCACGTACTGCCGATGTTTATCTGCATCGGATTGGCCGTACTGCCCGTGCAGGCCGTAAGGGAACCGCTATTGCACTGGTTGAGTCTCACGATCATCCACTGCTTGGTAAAGTCACCCGTTATCTCAACGAACCATTGAAAGTACGGGTTGTCGATGAATTGCGCCCACAAACTAAAGCACCCAGTGAGAAAAAGAGCTATAAGCCTTCTAAGAAAGTTCTGGAGAAACGTAAAGAGAAGAAAAAGGTAGAAGAAGAAGCGAAGAAAACACGAGTGAAAGTTCGTCATCGCGATAGTAAAAACATTGGAAAACGCCGCACTCCTTCCGGTGATCCCAAACCAGAAACGTCAGAACCAACCAACGATTAATCTCACTGGCAAAAGCGGGCAAACAGCCCGCTTTATTATATCCGACAAACAGAAACAATGGATTCAGCCTTACTCATTATTCCATTTGTACGAATATTATACTGAATAATACTTCTCAAGCTGTTGTGAAACCAATTGATGACGCTCTTCCCTTAGCTGGTCGCTGATTTCGGCCTCATTCATATTCATTCCCCATGTATTCAAAGCCTGTTTTTGCATAGAAATAGCCTTATTTTGCATACTGTCCTCAGTAGCAGCTATCATTTCACCTGCTTTATTCAACCAAGGTTTATGGACGGTCAGCAATTCCTGCACGGCTTCCATAAAATGCGCCTTGAATGAGTGAAAAGCATACCGATAGGCAAAAATGGAATCTAATATCCCTTCCGGTTCGTACTCATATTCAAGCAAAATTTTATTTCCCATGGGCTGGGGAATTGGCAAAGTTTTTTGCAGGTTATCAAGCCAGTCATGTTCAACAATATAATTTCGGATTAACCCATTTTCTGCCACTTCACGACTTGCTTCCGGTGATAACCCCATACTTCTCAATGTCGAATCTGACACACCTGCAGCATTAAAAATAACTGCGGGTTTTCCTGTTGTCAGCGCTGCCACAGATGCCAATCCTCCCCCCATTGAGTGACCTGTGAAAATGACATTTTCACCAAATGCTTTTAACGCTGCTTGTGCCAACGTTACAGCCTGACCATATTGCTCTTCTTTAAATCCAAGCCCTTGACGAATACTTGCCATGAAATCCTGTATTTCGTTCGAGCCAGTAAATGACACTATATATAAACCCTTATTTCGATAAACGCCTGCCTGAAATCCTGTTGAACTATCCTCCAAGATAGCAGGATCAATGCCCGCTTTTGATATTTCATCTTTCGTAAGACGCACATAATCACCAATTCCCATGCTATTCATACGGTAAACATCACGGGTGACCAGAGACAGATCATAATCGATGCGTTTAGAATGTTTTCCTGCAATATCATTGGCATGTAATTCAGGTAATGCCATGGCACTTAGATGACGATCGCGAATCAATGATTGATAAAGATTATTATTTTGCTGGGTATTTTCTGAAAGCGGAGCTGTTGTGGGTTGTGTTGTGGAGTGAGTCACATCAGCCTTGTCAGATGATGATTTGGCCGGAGAACTCGATTGAAGTTGTAGTGGACTTCCCTGTAATGAATAAATCCCTAATTCGCTGAAAAAACTGCCATTTATTGATAAAGTCATAAAACTCTCCTACAGATTATTCAGGTTAGGCATAATTAACAAACCTAAACTCTCTATCGGCAAAAAATCGTAACACATTAACAACAAATTTAATTTTTATTTAACAAAATTAATACCCATATATAATGAAAGGAATATCAGTAAATGAATTTTTATAAAAGAAAAACACGAAATTATTTTTATAAATTTTCAAAATAATTTATAAAATCAGAATTTCACCCTATCAATTAGCTTCAGATGAAGATCAGAGGGTTTCCCTATACGAAGGGAATCGGTAAGCTTAAGCCTATCTGACAATCATATAGAAAGGGATTCGCGATGTCCGCATCTCTCACATGGCACGAAGTCATCGGCCATGAAAAGACACAGCCCTATTTCGTTGACACATTGACCTATGTTGCCAATGAACGTAAGGCCGGAAAGACGATTTATCCGCTACAGCAGGATGTTTTCAATGCATTCCGCTATACCGAACTGTCCGATGTAAGAGTCGTGATTTTGGGGCAAGACCCTTACCACGGCCCAAATCAGGCACACGGTCTGGCTTTCTCAGTACAGCCTGGTATTCCTGCACCACCTTCTCTTGTCAACATGTATAAGGAGCTGGAATCGGATATTACTGGGTTTAGCCGCCCTAATCATGGCTGCTTGGTCAGTTGGGCAAAGCAGGGCGTATTGCTGCTCAATACGGTGCTGACCGTTGAACGTGGCAATGCGCATTCACATGCGAATTTAGGCTGGGAAACCTTCACTGACAAAGTCATTGCGGCAATCAATGAACATCGTCACGGCGTCATTTTCCTACTTTGGGGTTCCCATGCCCAGAAAAAAGGACACTTCATCAATACCCAACAGCACTATGTTCTAAAAGCACCACACCCTTCTCCTTTGTCAGCTCATCGCGGTTTTCTGGGATGCAAGCATTTTTCACAGGCAAACAGTCTACTGGAAGCTCAAGGATTGACGCCAATTGATTGGTATCCCACACTGCCTGAGTGACAATAGAATAACCACAAAAATGCCGCCCTGTGTATGGCGGCATTGTAATCACGGGATAGCGTAATTTTTATTTAGAAACAGCAACCATTGCAGGGCGCAATAAACGACCATTCAAGGTATAACCTTTCTGCATCACTAACATAACGTGATTGGGTTCATGCTGATCGGATTCCATCATGGTCATCGCCTGATGTACTTCAGGATTGAAAGGAACATTAGTGTCACCCACCACTTCAATGCCGAATTTACCTACAGCATTAGTGAATGATTTTAATGTTAACTCAACGCCTTCAATCATTGGCAACAGCGCGTCATTAGAGCGATCAACCGCTTCCAGTGCGCGTTCCAGATTGTCGATCACGGGCAGAAGCTCATTCGCAAAACGTTCCAGTGCGAATTTATGTGCTTTTTCTATATCCAGTTCTGTGCGACGACGGATATTTTCCACTTCAGCACGAGCACGCAGCATTGCATCGCGTTCGCCAATTTGAGCCTGTTTTAGCTGTTCTTCCAACTCGGCAACACGCGGGTCAACAATGCTCTCAGTCTCTGGCGTGTCTGCCTTTTCTGCATCCATTTGTTGCTCAAATACATTTTCTGTATTTTCTGAGACTTGCTCGTCAGGTACTTTTTGGTCTTTACTACTCATGAATATCTCCGCGTATTTTGTATTATTTGCGCTACTCCCGCTTATTATGGGGATCAAAACGAGGGATTCAAGGGAACAATCATATTGTGAGGGCAAAACCATATGCTGAAGGAAACAACAGCAATGAATAACGAATTCAAATGCATCGGTATTGTCGGCCGTCCACGTCACCCTGAAGCGCTGGCCACCCATGAAATGCTTTATCACTGGCTGGTATCCAAAGGATACTACGTCATCATGGATAGACAAGTTGCTAGAGACATTGGTTTAAAAGGTGTTCAGACTGGAGGATTGACCGAAATCGGCAAAATAGCTGATCTGGTGATTGTTGTTGGCGGCGATGGCAACATGCTGGGAGCAGCCAGAGTATTGTCACGCTATGACATCAAAGTAATTGGCATTAACCGTGGTAATTTAGGCTTTCTGACGGATTTAGATCCCGATAATGCCTTGCAGCAGCTTTCCGAGGTACTCAATGGAGAATATCGAGACGAAAAACGTTTCCTATTAGAAGCTCAAGTCACGAAAAAAGGACAGAAATCACGGCGCAGTACGGCGCTGAATGAAGTCGTGCTACATCCGGGCAAAGTCGCTCACATGATTGACTTCGAAGTTTATATTGATGAGCGTTTTGCGTTTTCCCAACGCTCCGATGGCTTAATCATTGCGACTCCTACAGGCTCAACAGCCTACTCGTTGTCTGCTGGTGGGCCAATATTGACACCAAACTTGAACGCCATTGTGCTGGTACCGATGTTTCCACACACGCTTTCAGCGCGCCCTCTTGTTATCAGCAGTGAAAGCAGCATCCGTCTGAAATTCTCCCGGAACAGCAATGACTATGAAGTAAGCTGTGATAGCCAGATAGTGTTACCGATCCAGGACAGTGAAGAAGTCATTATCAAACGCAGTGAATATAACCTGCATTTGATACACCCGAAAGATTACAATTATTTCAATACATTGAGTACGAAGCTGGGTTGGTCGAAAAAAATGTTCTAAAAACGTAAGCCTCCCACTTTACTGTATAAAGAACCAGTTTATACTGTGTGAAAGTACAGACATGTTTTTATATACAGGAAAGGTAGGAGGAACGCGATGCTGACTCAGTTAACCATCAGTAATTTTGCTATCGTTCGCGAACTGGAAATTGATTTCCGCTCAGGAATGACTGCAATCACAGGGGAAACCGGCGCAGGTAAATCCATCGCCATTGATGCTCTGGGCTTATGCCTTGGCAATCGAGGCGAAGCCAATATGGTTCGTGCTGGTGCTACCCGTACTGACATCTGTGCCCGTTTTTCACTGGCGGATGCACCTTCTGCCCGTAAATGGCTTGAAGCCCACCAACTTGATGAAAGTCGTGATGACGACAATGAGTGCCTGTTGCGGCGCACAATTACCGCAGATGGGCGCTCCCGTGGTTTTATCAATGGCACGGCTGTCCCCCTTTCCCAGCTACGTGAATTAGGTTCACACCTGATCCAAATCCATGGGCAACATGCCCACCAGTTACTTTTAGAAAACCGTCACCAAAGGCGTTTACTGGACATTTACGCTGGCGAATTTGAACGGCAACATGAAATGAAGCAGGCTTACCAACAATGGCGGCAAAGCTGTCAGGCACTCGCCCGATTTCAACAGCAGGCTCTTGAACGCCGCTCTCGCCAGCAATTACTCGAATATCATTTGAAAGAACTAAACGAACTGGCACCACAAGTGGGTGAGTACCAAGAACAGGATAGCGAATATAAGCGGCTGGCAAATTGCGGGCAGTTTCTATCTGTCAGTCAGAACGTTCTCCAGATCTTAAATGATAATGATGAACAGAACATTGTCAGCCTTCTGAATTACGCACGAAACGAACTGACTGAACTGGCCAGCATGGATCACAAATTCAACGAACTGCTTAACATGCTGGAAGAAGCAGCCATTCAAATTAATGAAGTCAGTGATGAATTACGCCATTACAGTGATCTACTGGAATTAGACCCTAACCGCCTGTTTGAATTGGAACAGAAAATTTCACAACAGATCAGCATGGCTCGTAAACATCACGTTGCTCCAGAAGAACTACCTGCCCTGCACCAACAACTTTTGGAAGAGCAGCATCAGCTCTCCCAACAGGAAGATGATTGCGCCCATCTCAGTGAACTTGTCAGCCTGCATTATCAACAAGCGCTCAATGTGGCAGAAAAACTGCATCAGGTTCGCCAACAATATGCTGCGGAATTAAGCCAACTGATTACCAACAGCATGCATCAACTCTCCATGCCTCATGGTCGTTTTACCATTGACCTCACATTTGAACCCGAACATTTGAATATTGATGGTGCCAGCAAAGTTGAATTTAACGTAACAACTAACCCGGGCCAGCCTCATCAGTCACTGGCAAAAGTTGCTTCTGGTGGTGAACTTTCCCGTATCGCACTAGCTATTCAGGTCATTACAGCCAAAAAAATGGAAACGCCTGCATTAATCTTTGACGAAGTTGATGTCGGTATCAGTGGCCCAACCGCGGCAATCGTTGGCCGATTGCTACGCGAATTGGGAGAGTCGACCCAAGTTATGTGCGTAACGCACTTACCGCAAGTCGCAGGATGTGGGCATCAACATTTTTATGTCAACAAACAAACCGACGGGGAAGAAACAGAAACCCATATGCAATTATTGGACAAAAAAGCCCGACT
Coding sequences within it:
- the rseA gene encoding anti-sigma-E factor RseA codes for the protein MQREKLFALMDGEALDSEVVRLIAEDTVMQKQWERYHLIRDTLRGDVGDVLHLDIASRVALALEKEPAHINPAAIPESQPKPETWQKMPFWNKIRPWASQMTQVGIAACVSLAVIVGVQQYNSDGSVDVDTQSDTPVFNTLPVMGSASPVGLAAPVDDEALGSDLNMQVRESNKRIDAMLQQYELSRRIYSEQNQRLPPVDNTQPVAAKIQQAPQQ
- the lepB gene encoding signal peptidase I; translated protein: MANTFALILTLATLITGIIWCIDRFKFAPERRKKLAQIQEQTAGAESQEALATEINKPSWVETFASVFPVLAIVLLLRSFVYEPFQIPSGSMMPTLLIGDFILVEKFAYGLKDPITQTTLIKTGKPKRGDIAVFKYPVNPSLDFVKRVIGLPGDKIVYDDINKELQVFPGCGWNTVCKNLPVTYRDMFPSEWTIKEDITPEGARVRGVYPIPIEEQLGSNSIRQGERVEHLGNVSHHILIVPGASNIPFFSQPGLPLGTWVVPEGHYFMMGDNRDNSSDSRIWGFVPEKNLVGRATAIWISFEKQEGEWPTGVRLSRIGRIH
- the rseB gene encoding sigma-E factor regulatory protein RseB gives rise to the protein MKHICFFIFLLAGSLFNPLKASAQQSDTEALLQDMGNAVHTLNYELAFINLGRELLIPLRYRHAIIDGQPIAQIIQMDGSRREIIQRGNQISYYEPGLDSFSLRGNHIVDYFPPIIFADFSRLQKYYRFIDAGSTHVGDHPVYFVRIISKDETRYNYNLLIDAKSHLPLLIDLLDKDHNIVIEQFRVVSSTVNDSIKKDLIAIVDLKLPPMLAISPSEKVKFDWQVEKIPEGFKEISRNRLKLSETESLESIMYSDGLFQFSVNVTHADKGTVNKQPFRQGRRTVYTLVRGKNTIAIVGELPFATAKQIVASVTFTGDH
- the rpoE gene encoding RNA polymerase sigma factor RpoE, translating into MSEQLTDQMLVERVQKGDQKAFNLLVIKYQHKVASLVARYVPQGDVPDVAQEVFIKTYRALYSFRGDSAFYTWLYRIAVNTAKNYLVAQGRRPPSNDLDANDAENYDASSSLKEISNPENLMLSEELKEVVFRTIESLPDDLRVAITLRELDGLSYEEIAEIMECPVGTVRSRIFRAREAIDNKVKPLIQQ
- the trmN gene encoding tRNA(1)(Val) (adenine(37)-N(6))-methyltransferase TrmN gives rise to the protein MGLIHKPAFRCGGFTFKQFFVGHDKCAMKVGTDGVLLGAWAPVGNRKKCLDIGCGSGLVALMIAQRTDDHSVIDAVELDTHAARQAIENVQESPWADRVKVYQQDIHDFTQQNHLQYDLIVSNPPYFEPANACRNEARSQARYTGSLTHRGLLDCAEHLIKPTGLFCVVLPYNIGETFEQMAAERGWFTHHRVNIRDRQDKPLHRLLLAFSRQGQETQVSELTIRVSNGVYSTEFRQLVTDFYLYY
- the lepA gene encoding translation elongation factor 4: MKQIRNFSIIAHIDHGKSTLSDRIIQICGGLSDREMAAQVLDSMDLERERGITIKAQSVTLDYQSIDGQVYQLNFIDTPGHVDFSYEVSRSLAACEGALLVVDAGQGVEAQTLANCYTAIEMDLQVVPVLNKIDLPAAEPERVAEEIEDIVGIDATDAVRCSAKTGVGVQDVIERLVKEIPSPEGDSDAPLQALIIDSWFDNYLGVVSLVRVKNGVLRKGDKIKVMSTGQVYNADRLGIFTPKRIDRDILNCGEVGWLVCAIKDILGAPVGDTLTTARQPADKALPGFQKVKPQVYAGLFPISSEDYEAFRDALGKLSLNDASLFYEPESSTALGFGFRCGFLGLLHMEIIQERLEREYDLDLITTAPTVVYEVETVSDDIIYVDSPSKLPPLNNIKELREPVAECNMLLPQEYLGNVITLCVEKRGVQTNMVYHGNQVALTYEIPMAEVVLDFFDRLKSTSRGYASLDYNFIRFQHSDMVRVDVLINGERVDALALITHRENSQYRGRELVDKMKELIPRQQFDIAIQAAIGAHIIARATVKQLRKNVLAKCYGGDVSRKKKLLQKQKDGKKRMKQVGNVELPQEAFLAILHVGKDN
- the rseC gene encoding SoxR-reducing system protein RseC, giving the protein MVKEWATVVRWQKGRALLRYGSSSGCGSCQANAVCGSYLLEKLGPENIHQLELEIYQPLQPGQKVEVGIPESSLLRSAMLVYLTPLLGLFLGGGLFQYWVTDQLWVVMGGVIGGVTGFFFARKIAKYWDDQQVYQPVVLQIGLPPDTIKVLQQE